The genomic window GCCAGTATGATTCAATGTTCAAATTGGCTGTTTTCACCAATGTTGACATCTTTCTCAGCCTAGTTtacaagtaaacaaaataGTTTGAGTACATgttaattaaaacaaacaacctACAAGTTAATTAAGGCTCCAGTAGGATTGATGTCAAGATTGAGCCTAGAAAGTACATACGGTGACA from Arabidopsis thaliana chromosome 3, partial sequence includes these protein-coding regions:
- a CDS encoding 60S acidic ribosomal-like protein (unknown protein; Has 168 Blast hits to 168 proteins in 31 species: Archae - 0; Bacteria - 0; Metazoa - 32; Fungi - 0; Plants - 136; Viruses - 0; Other Eukaryotes - 0 (source: NCBI BLink).), with the translated sequence MATGELACTYAALLLHDHVTAEKDVNIGENSQFEH